One region of Olleya sp. Hel_I_94 genomic DNA includes:
- a CDS encoding sugar ABC transporter ATP-binding protein: MKNLKNEYRLEMSGISKSFGVVSVLKDVTLKVKPGEIHALLGENGAGKSTLIKILSGVHHKDSGSVRLNGTEINPKNTHEGQVLGISVVYQELSLVNDLSVAENIYLHKLGASKFWMNWDKITKDAQALIDSLGFTIDASAKVRNLSIVQKQVVEIAKALSEDTKVLVLDEPTTVFDPTDTKKLFDNLFRLRDKGISIIYISHHLDEIIKIADSVTVLRDGVDTGSMAIKDTDTDGIIRLMIGRELKDLFPIRDAKIGTEPIFEVKNLTAKDTMVHDVSFSVRPGEVLGIAGLGGSGRTETAKLIFGADKKKSGTLILNGKEIKTKSPVDAASHQIGFVSEDRKEEGVFLPLSIRRNISVTNFNSISGKLGFINVDSEYKKVLSLIDKLNIKTPSSEIDVKNLSGGNQQKVALAKWLSIDSKVIFIDEPTRGVDVGAKIEIYNLINEVAKKGVGVVVISSDMPEIMGVSDRILVMHEGTIYGELQKEQFSEENILRYSIGKALKQSN; this comes from the coding sequence ATGAAAAACTTAAAAAATGAATATCGTCTTGAAATGTCAGGAATATCAAAAAGTTTTGGTGTTGTTTCCGTATTAAAAGATGTGACTTTAAAAGTTAAACCAGGAGAAATTCATGCATTATTAGGCGAAAACGGAGCAGGAAAATCAACACTTATAAAAATATTAAGTGGTGTACATCATAAAGACTCTGGTAGTGTTCGCTTAAATGGGACAGAAATTAATCCTAAAAACACACATGAAGGTCAGGTTTTAGGCATTAGTGTGGTGTATCAAGAGTTGTCTTTAGTTAATGATTTGTCTGTTGCCGAAAACATCTATTTACACAAATTAGGAGCAAGTAAGTTTTGGATGAATTGGGATAAGATTACTAAAGATGCTCAAGCTTTAATAGACTCTTTAGGCTTTACAATTGACGCTTCAGCAAAAGTTAGAAATTTAAGTATAGTCCAAAAACAAGTAGTCGAAATTGCAAAAGCATTATCTGAAGACACTAAAGTATTGGTTTTAGATGAGCCAACAACTGTTTTTGATCCTACAGATACAAAAAAACTGTTTGACAACCTTTTTAGATTAAGAGATAAAGGAATTTCAATAATATACATTTCTCATCATTTAGACGAGATTATTAAAATAGCAGATTCTGTTACAGTACTAAGAGACGGTGTTGACACAGGAAGTATGGCTATTAAGGATACAGATACAGATGGTATTATTCGATTAATGATTGGTCGCGAATTGAAAGATTTGTTTCCCATTAGAGATGCTAAAATAGGAACAGAACCTATTTTTGAGGTTAAAAATTTAACTGCAAAAGACACCATGGTTCATGATGTTTCTTTTTCAGTACGTCCAGGTGAAGTGCTTGGTATTGCTGGATTAGGAGGAAGTGGAAGAACAGAAACTGCTAAACTTATTTTTGGAGCAGACAAAAAAAAATCTGGAACATTAATTTTAAACGGTAAAGAGATTAAAACAAAATCTCCGGTAGATGCTGCCTCTCATCAAATTGGTTTTGTGTCTGAAGACAGAAAAGAAGAAGGGGTCTTTTTACCCTTGTCCATAAGAAGAAATATTAGTGTGACTAATTTTAATTCGATATCAGGAAAATTAGGATTTATTAATGTGGACAGCGAGTATAAAAAGGTATTAAGTTTAATTGATAAATTAAACATTAAAACGCCTAGTTCAGAGATTGATGTTAAAAACTTAAGTGGTGGAAATCAGCAAAAAGTAGCTCTAGCTAAGTGGTTAAGTATTGATAGTAAAGTTATTTTTATTGATGAACCTACTAGAGGTGTAGATGTTGGTGCTAAAATAGAAATCTACAATCTTATAAACGAAGTCGCTAAAAAAGGAGTTGGAGTAGTTGTAATATCGTCTGATATGCCAGAAATTATGGGTGTTTCTGACCGTATTTTAGTCATGCATGAAGGGACTATTTATGGCGAGTTACAAAAAGAACAATTTTCTGAAGAAAACATATTGCGTTACTCGATTGGTAAAGCATTAAAACAATCTAATTAA
- a CDS encoding substrate-binding domain-containing protein, translated as MRIKNLKFELKFISIPMLVLLFNLSLYSCVEHLDASQNTTNSAEVEGALFNSAIDLTGKKIGYCTPSLNAPYYQALLQSIKSTTEKNGMIFLSADGQDDITKQIAAVEDLITKGVDALLLNPKDPDALVGITKVAKAAKIPVFIIDSSINSSADFVTTIQSNNLENGALAGEWLAKKMGNTPMNIALLSGNAGNPVGRTRKQGLLQGITEEQLRTQGKINLNVKTQAYTEWSYAGGLKAMEDILVAHPDINVVITESDVCVLGAIKAIEQAGKTDDILIVAGADGQKEAIKYIMETDFYGCTAMNSPVQIGKNAVKYAIEYINGKRDFDKKSYTAPLLITKENAAKYYNPDALF; from the coding sequence ATGAGAATAAAAAACTTAAAATTCGAACTAAAATTTATAAGTATACCAATGTTGGTTCTCTTATTTAATCTATCGCTATACAGCTGTGTAGAGCATTTAGATGCAAGTCAAAATACAACAAATAGTGCAGAGGTAGAAGGAGCGCTTTTTAATAGTGCTATAGATCTTACAGGTAAAAAAATAGGTTATTGCACACCATCATTAAATGCGCCTTACTACCAAGCTTTGCTACAAAGTATTAAATCTACTACAGAAAAAAATGGTATGATTTTTTTATCAGCAGACGGTCAAGATGATATCACCAAGCAAATTGCTGCGGTTGAGGATTTAATAACTAAAGGTGTTGATGCCCTTTTATTAAATCCAAAAGATCCGGATGCTTTGGTTGGAATTACGAAAGTAGCTAAAGCTGCAAAAATTCCGGTTTTTATAATTGATAGTTCTATAAATTCTTCCGCAGACTTTGTAACAACCATTCAATCTAATAATCTGGAAAATGGCGCATTAGCGGGAGAGTGGTTAGCTAAAAAAATGGGTAACACACCAATGAATATTGCTTTGTTAAGTGGTAACGCAGGAAACCCTGTTGGACGCACACGCAAACAAGGTTTGTTACAAGGTATAACAGAGGAGCAATTACGTACGCAAGGAAAAATTAATTTAAATGTAAAAACCCAAGCGTACACAGAGTGGTCTTATGCAGGTGGTTTAAAAGCTATGGAAGATATTTTAGTAGCTCATCCAGATATTAATGTGGTGATCACTGAGTCTGATGTGTGTGTGTTAGGTGCTATTAAAGCTATTGAACAGGCTGGTAAAACAGATGATATATTAATAGTTGCTGGTGCTGATGGACAAAAAGAAGCTATTAAGTACATTATGGAAACTGATTTTTATGGTTGTACTGCAATGAATAGTCCAGTACAAATTGGTAAAAATGCTGTGAAGTATGCAATAGAATATATAAACGGAAAACGTGATTTTGATAAAAAATCTTATACAGCACCTTTATTAATTACAAAAGAAAACGCTGCTAAATATTACAATCCTGATGCTTTATTTTAA
- a CDS encoding NUDIX hydrolase: MSTEKILNLSVDCVVFGYDTNTKSLNVLLINRFLKSKLTEEILVNDFVLTGYHVYNNETLDDTATRVLKELTGLTNQYKKQFRAFGDPDRLTNPKDLIWIENEAFNLRTITIAYYFLLKTEDVNLENNAFNPRWFPVNTLPEIGFDHEKIILEAYEDLKVKCLSEPIIFKLLPDKFTINEVQDLYQSILGIEIDNRNFRRKLINKKYIIALDEKQVGVSKKPSQLYMFSMDIYNKMFSKNYLISI, encoded by the coding sequence ATGAGTACAGAAAAAATATTAAACCTATCGGTAGATTGTGTGGTATTTGGGTATGACACCAACACCAAGTCGTTGAATGTCTTATTAATAAACCGATTTTTAAAATCTAAATTAACTGAAGAAATATTGGTTAATGATTTTGTATTGACGGGATATCATGTATATAATAACGAAACTTTGGACGATACAGCCACTAGAGTTTTAAAAGAATTAACAGGATTAACAAATCAATACAAAAAGCAGTTTAGAGCTTTTGGAGATCCAGATCGATTAACAAATCCAAAAGACCTAATTTGGATTGAAAATGAAGCTTTTAATTTAAGAACAATAACAATAGCTTATTACTTTTTACTTAAAACAGAAGATGTTAATTTAGAAAACAACGCCTTCAACCCAAGATGGTTTCCTGTTAACACCTTGCCTGAAATAGGTTTTGATCACGAAAAAATAATATTAGAAGCTTATGAAGATTTAAAAGTTAAATGCTTATCAGAGCCGATTATATTTAAATTACTTCCTGATAAATTTACAATTAATGAAGTGCAAGATCTATATCAATCTATCTTAGGCATTGAAATAGACAATCGCAACTTTAGACGCAAGCTAATTAACAAAAAATACATTATTGCTTTAGATGAAAAGCAAGTTGGCGTATCCAAAAAACCGTCACAACTTTATATGTTTAGTATGGATATATATAATAAAATGTTTAGCAAAAATTATTTGATAAGCATCTAA
- a CDS encoding cold-shock protein, translated as MAKSQQTFNKSEKEKKRLKKREDKRKKMEARKLDKEANGGSDGIQFAYVDYNGNLVDTPPDPELKEKIDAEEIVLGVPKKVEGEEEDPVRNGKVSFFDTSKGFGFIIDTENNEKYFCHVSGLIDQIAENDKVSFELERGMKGMNAVKVKKI; from the coding sequence ATGGCTAAATCGCAACAAACATTTAATAAAAGTGAAAAAGAAAAAAAACGCTTAAAGAAAAGAGAAGATAAGCGCAAGAAGATGGAGGCACGTAAGCTTGACAAAGAAGCTAATGGTGGTTCTGATGGTATACAGTTTGCATATGTAGACTATAATGGTAATTTGGTAGATACTCCACCAGATCCAGAATTAAAGGAAAAGATTGATGCAGAAGAAATCGTTTTAGGTGTTCCTAAAAAGGTTGAAGGAGAGGAAGAAGATCCAGTAAGAAACGGGAAAGTATCATTTTTTGATACATCTAAAGGTTTTGGTTTTATTATCGATACAGAAAACAACGAAAAATATTTTTGCCACGTTAGTGGATTGATAGATCAAATTGCAGAAAATGATAAAGTGTCTTTCGAGCTTGAAAGAGGAATGAAAGGGATGAACGCAGTTAAGGTTAAAAAAATATAA
- a CDS encoding EamA family transporter: MDSTRKSILIVLAFFSIYFIWGSTYLLNKIMVSEVAPFFLAGIRFFSAGILIFIIAKFLKISLKATKRQLLNSAFAGFLFLVYGNGVFVWALKYVDSGFAALIAATQPLFVIFLMRILHGSKIKTKSIIGVIFGFVGMYLLVSQEALALNKDSIIGILMIFTCVLSWSYGSIFVSKSNLPKNFFVATGYQMLFASLLLFILSLVFNEAWLAPTKWSLNAKGSMLLLIVFGGVVAFTAFNYLLKEVATEKVSTSAYVNPVIAFFLGWYVLDEQITMQSIVAALTLLTGVYFINSKKKLIIFSRFKKQ, translated from the coding sequence ATGGATAGTACTAGAAAATCAATATTAATTGTACTTGCTTTTTTCTCTATTTACTTTATTTGGGGTTCTACATATTTGTTAAATAAAATTATGGTGTCAGAGGTCGCACCATTTTTTTTAGCTGGAATAAGATTTTTTAGTGCTGGAATATTGATTTTTATAATTGCCAAATTTTTAAAAATATCACTTAAAGCCACCAAAAGACAATTATTAAATTCAGCTTTTGCTGGATTTTTATTTTTGGTGTATGGCAATGGAGTCTTTGTTTGGGCCTTAAAGTATGTAGATAGCGGTTTTGCTGCATTAATAGCAGCTACACAACCATTATTTGTTATATTTTTAATGCGAATATTGCATGGTTCTAAAATTAAAACAAAATCTATTATTGGTGTCATTTTTGGCTTTGTAGGTATGTATCTTTTAGTAAGTCAAGAAGCATTAGCACTTAATAAGGATAGTATTATTGGAATATTAATGATATTTACATGTGTATTAAGCTGGAGTTACGGTAGTATTTTTGTTTCTAAATCTAATTTGCCTAAAAACTTTTTTGTAGCAACAGGTTATCAAATGCTTTTTGCTAGTCTTTTATTATTTATATTAAGCTTAGTTTTTAATGAGGCTTGGTTAGCACCAACAAAATGGAGTCTAAATGCCAAAGGGTCTATGTTATTATTAATTGTATTTGGAGGCGTTGTGGCGTTTACAGCATTTAATTACTTGTTAAAAGAGGTCGCTACAGAAAAAGTTTCTACTTCTGCTTATGTAAATCCTGTAATAGCATTTTTTTTAGGTTGGTATGTACTAGACGAGCAAATTACCATGCAATCTATAGTTGCAGCATTAACATTATTAACAGGAGTTTATTTTATTAACTCTAAGAAAAAACTAATCATTTTTTCACGATTTAAAAAGCAATAA
- a CDS encoding DUF3817 domain-containing protein — protein MLQTFRIVALLEGVSYLLLMAAAIYKRLPDGDDYYVQLLGMPHGLLFVGYIALAFLIKPEQKWSNKVFGIVLLASILPFGTFYVDKKYLK, from the coding sequence ATGCTTCAAACATTTCGTATCGTTGCTTTATTAGAAGGTGTTTCTTACCTATTATTAATGGCTGCTGCTATTTACAAAAGACTTCCAGATGGTGACGATTATTACGTCCAATTATTAGGAATGCCACATGGTTTATTATTTGTTGGATACATTGCTTTAGCTTTTTTAATTAAGCCAGAACAAAAATGGTCAAATAAAGTCTTTGGTATTGTATTATTGGCGTCCATATTACCTTTTGGTACTTTTTACGTAGATAAAAAATATTTAAAATAA
- a CDS encoding acyl-CoA thioesterase: MRFHTRKWVKPEDLNPNGTLFGGQLLAWIDEEAALYTIIQLENNKVVTKYMSEINFMSKAVEGDIIEIGMEVKKFGSTSISLNCEVRNMRTRETIITVDNIIMVNLDEDGNSKPHGKTKIEFVKDRLSN, from the coding sequence ATGAGATTTCACACTAGAAAATGGGTTAAACCCGAAGACTTAAATCCAAACGGAACATTATTTGGAGGACAATTATTAGCTTGGATTGATGAGGAAGCAGCACTTTATACAATAATTCAGTTAGAAAACAATAAAGTGGTGACCAAATACATGAGCGAAATTAACTTTATGAGTAAGGCTGTTGAAGGTGATATAATTGAAATAGGTATGGAAGTTAAAAAATTTGGAAGTACCTCAATATCTTTAAATTGCGAAGTAAGAAATATGCGCACCAGAGAAACCATAATTACAGTAGATAATATTATTATGGTTAATCTAGACGAGGATGGTAATTCAAAACCACACGGAAAAACTAAAATTGAGTTTGTAAAAGACAGGTTGTCAAATTAG
- a CDS encoding glyoxalase has translation MTTRDTQLLAIRPIIKSIIISQNMSDEERFQNITLRPIIKLQNELFIQVFRNYITKHKNVFYQLTIEKRLNYIENAVHKDIKFRNSIKGMIIGQFTTEEYEKYILNSSALNKRMMTIVKQRLQSNIQLFEKPEILKAV, from the coding sequence ATGACTACCAGAGACACACAATTACTAGCTATCAGACCCATAATTAAAAGTATTATTATTAGTCAAAATATGAGCGATGAGGAGCGTTTCCAGAACATAACCCTTAGACCAATTATAAAACTACAAAATGAATTATTTATTCAAGTTTTTAGAAATTATATAACTAAACATAAAAATGTATTTTATCAATTAACCATTGAAAAACGTTTAAATTATATTGAAAATGCTGTCCATAAAGACATCAAATTTAGAAATAGTATAAAAGGAATGATAATTGGTCAATTTACTACAGAAGAATATGAAAAATATATTCTAAATTCGTCCGCTTTAAATAAACGAATGATGACCATTGTAAAACAGCGTTTGCAAAGTAATATTCAGCTATTTGAAAAACCAGAAATACTAAAAGCAGTTTAA